From a single Pyruvatibacter sp. genomic region:
- a CDS encoding extracellular solute-binding protein: MRPARWALAASLFVSLAIPAAAQDWMSDPAPNGGDWRHGISIFGDLKYPADFTHFDYANPDAPKGGTLRLTPSEAYLNQGFTTFDTLNVFVLKGTGGHGIRLNFDTLMTRAHDEPDAMYGLAAEAAAIAPDGMSVAFRLRDTITFHDGTRATADDVVFTFDLLKEHGHPHITTAIRDVISAKALDELTVLYTFEGDFVRDLPFTVADLPVLSKAYYTANDFKASTLEPPLMSGPYQVSDVQQGRSITHRLDPDYWGRDLPVNAGRFNFGEIRYEYFRERTAGFEAFKSGEYDFHEEFTSRFWATKYDFPAVLDGRVLKLTMPDNRPSGTQGWFINTRRAHLSDPKVREALNHAFDFEWTNRFHFHDLYKRTHSYFENSDMKAMGVPDGAELALLEPFRDQLPESVFGEAYVPPVSDGSGQDRRQLKIARDMLADAGWEVRDGVLKNAADEVLEIEFLTDAPTFERVIQPVVKNLALLGIDAKMRLVDPAQYEERLKDFDFDITTRRFSMQETPGVELRAFMGSRAAAEPGSRNLAGISSPVVDALIDRAISATSREELTTAARALDRVLRAGHYWIPQWYKAEHNLAVWNKFGWPDTKPKYHRGVVHLWWIDPEKEAALNR, from the coding sequence ATGAGGCCCGCACGCTGGGCGCTTGCCGCCAGCCTCTTCGTGTCGCTCGCTATTCCTGCCGCTGCACAGGACTGGATGTCTGACCCCGCGCCCAACGGCGGCGACTGGCGCCACGGCATATCGATTTTCGGCGACCTCAAATATCCCGCCGACTTCACGCATTTTGACTACGCCAACCCGGATGCACCAAAGGGCGGCACGCTGCGCCTCACGCCCTCAGAAGCCTATCTCAATCAGGGTTTTACCACGTTCGATACGCTCAACGTGTTTGTTCTCAAGGGCACCGGCGGGCACGGCATTCGCCTCAACTTTGATACGTTGATGACCCGCGCCCATGATGAACCAGACGCGATGTATGGTCTTGCCGCTGAAGCCGCCGCCATTGCGCCCGACGGCATGTCAGTGGCCTTTCGGCTGCGCGACACCATCACCTTTCACGACGGCACCAGGGCAACGGCAGACGATGTGGTGTTCACATTTGATCTGCTGAAAGAGCATGGACACCCCCACATCACCACCGCTATTCGCGATGTGATATCAGCCAAGGCGCTGGACGAACTGACAGTACTTTATACGTTTGAGGGTGATTTCGTACGCGACCTGCCTTTTACCGTGGCGGACCTGCCTGTTCTCTCAAAGGCTTACTACACTGCCAATGACTTTAAAGCCTCCACACTTGAGCCGCCATTGATGTCCGGACCCTATCAGGTGAGCGATGTGCAGCAGGGCCGCAGCATCACTCATCGTCTGGACCCGGACTATTGGGGCCGCGATCTGCCGGTCAACGCAGGGCGCTTCAACTTTGGCGAAATCCGCTACGAATATTTCCGTGAGCGTACTGCGGGCTTTGAGGCGTTCAAGTCTGGCGAATATGATTTCCACGAAGAGTTTACATCCCGCTTCTGGGCCACAAAATATGATTTTCCCGCGGTGCTGGATGGGCGTGTCCTCAAGCTGACCATGCCCGATAACCGCCCGTCGGGCACGCAAGGCTGGTTCATCAACACCCGCCGCGCCCATCTGTCAGACCCCAAAGTGCGCGAGGCCCTGAACCACGCCTTTGATTTTGAGTGGACCAACCGGTTTCATTTCCACGACCTCTACAAACGCACCCACAGCTACTTTGAAAACTCCGACATGAAGGCAATGGGGGTGCCAGATGGCGCGGAACTGGCGCTGCTTGAACCGTTCCGCGATCAACTGCCTGAAAGCGTTTTTGGCGAAGCTTACGTACCGCCGGTGTCTGATGGTTCCGGTCAGGACCGCCGGCAACTCAAGATCGCCCGCGACATGCTGGCTGACGCAGGATGGGAAGTGCGCGATGGCGTGCTGAAGAACGCCGCCGACGAGGTGCTTGAGATCGAGTTCTTGACCGACGCGCCTACGTTTGAGCGGGTTATCCAGCCCGTCGTCAAGAACCTCGCGCTGCTGGGGATAGATGCCAAAATGCGGCTGGTGGACCCCGCACAATATGAGGAGCGCCTCAAGGATTTTGATTTTGACATTACCACCCGCCGCTTCTCCATGCAGGAAACGCCGGGCGTCGAGCTTCGGGCCTTTATGGGGTCGCGAGCGGCCGCGGAACCTGGCAGCCGCAACCTTGCGGGCATTTCAAGTCCGGTGGTGGATGCCCTCATTGACCGCGCCATCAGCGCCACATCGCGCGAGGAACTGACAACTGCCGCCCGCGCGCTGGACCGTGTGCTGCGGGCCGGGCACTACTGGATACCCCAATGGTACAAGGCCGAGCACAATCTGGCGGTCTGGAACAAGTTCGGCTGGCCTGACACCAAACCGAAATACCATCGCGGCGTTGTTCACCTGTGGTGGATAGACCCGGAAAAAGAAGCCGCCCTTAACCGGTAG
- a CDS encoding microcin C ABC transporter permease YejB, producing MAAYIIRRLLLMIPTILGILLVAFAIVQFAPGGPIERIIAQLSGNDVSATARIGGSPGGDMGAGNQAAAGDAGATAKYRGAQGLDPEFIADLERQFGFDKPVYERFADMVWNYVRFDFGESYFRDVKVIDLIAEKLPVSISLGLWTMLIAYGVSIPLGVMKAVRDGAPFDVWTSAVIVVGYAIPGFLFAVLLIVLFAGGSYWDLFPLRGLTSDNFDELSVFGKILDYLWHIVLPVASLVISAFATTTLLTKNSFLDEIKKHYVVTARAKGLSEQQVLYGHVFRNAMLIVIAGFPGAFVGAFFTGSLLIETVFSLDGLGLLGFESIVNRDYAVVFATLYIFGLIGLIVTLISDLTYTLVDPRIDFEAR from the coding sequence ATGGCTGCTTACATCATCAGACGCCTGCTGCTCATGATACCGACTATTCTCGGTATTCTTCTGGTTGCGTTCGCCATTGTGCAGTTTGCGCCCGGCGGCCCGATTGAGCGTATCATCGCGCAGCTTTCAGGAAATGACGTGTCGGCCACCGCCCGCATCGGTGGCTCTCCCGGTGGCGACATGGGTGCCGGCAACCAGGCGGCAGCCGGGGACGCAGGCGCAACCGCCAAATATCGCGGTGCCCAGGGTCTGGACCCAGAGTTCATCGCCGACCTTGAGCGCCAGTTCGGGTTCGACAAACCAGTGTATGAGCGTTTCGCCGACATGGTGTGGAATTATGTGCGCTTCGATTTTGGTGAAAGCTACTTCCGCGACGTGAAAGTGATTGACCTGATTGCGGAAAAACTCCCGGTCTCCATTTCACTTGGCCTGTGGACCATGCTGATTGCCTATGGCGTGTCCATCCCGCTGGGCGTCATGAAGGCCGTGCGTGACGGTGCGCCCTTTGACGTGTGGACCTCCGCTGTCATCGTTGTCGGATACGCTATCCCTGGCTTCCTGTTTGCCGTCCTGCTCATCGTGTTGTTTGCCGGCGGCAGTTACTGGGATTTGTTCCCGTTACGCGGGCTTACCTCCGACAACTTCGACGAATTGTCCGTATTCGGAAAAATACTCGATTATCTCTGGCACATCGTTTTGCCGGTGGCCTCACTGGTCATCTCAGCCTTTGCCACAACAACCCTGCTGACAAAAAACTCGTTCCTCGACGAAATAAAAAAGCACTACGTGGTCACAGCCCGCGCCAAGGGTTTGAGCGAGCAGCAGGTTCTGTACGGCCACGTGTTCCGCAACGCGATGCTGATTGTGATTGCCGGTTTCCCCGGTGCTTTTGTCGGCGCGTTCTTCACCGGCTCGCTACTGATCGAAACCGTTTTCTCGCTGGACGGGCTGGGGTTGCTTGGCTTTGAATCCATCGTCAACCGCGACTACGCGGTGGTTTTCGCCACGCTGTACATCTTCGGACTGATCGGCCTCATCGTCACTCTCATCTCGGACCTGACCTACACGCTGGTCGATCCGCGCATCGATTTTGAGGCGCGCTGA
- a CDS encoding ABC transporter permease: protein MALLAKTPLARVNWEATWFGRVNKARTSPINQRRWRNFKANKRGYWAMWLFGTLFVVSLFAEFIANDKPLLITFDGAIYAPVFFAYAETEFGGDFATEADYRDPFVQELIEDKGGSIIWPLIPYSYDTINLDLPVPAPAPPSTENWLGTDDQGRDVLARVIYGFRISVLFGLILTLFSSIVGVAAGAVQGFFGGWTDLIFQRFIEIWTSIPALYLIIIIAAVIEPTFWILLGTLLLFSWVALVGVVRAEFLRGRNLEYVAAARALGLRNLTIMFKHVLPNAMVATLTFLPFILNASITTLTALDFLGFGLPPGSPSLGELLAQGKNNLQAPWLGFTGFFVIAIMLSLLVFVGEAVRDAFDPRKTLQ, encoded by the coding sequence ATGGCGCTGCTTGCAAAAACACCCCTCGCGCGCGTCAACTGGGAAGCGACCTGGTTTGGTCGGGTCAACAAGGCCCGCACGTCGCCCATCAATCAACGGCGCTGGCGCAACTTCAAGGCCAACAAACGCGGCTACTGGGCCATGTGGCTGTTCGGCACGCTGTTTGTGGTGAGCCTGTTTGCGGAGTTCATTGCCAATGACAAACCGCTGCTCATCACGTTCGACGGCGCCATCTACGCGCCGGTGTTTTTCGCCTATGCGGAAACAGAGTTTGGCGGTGACTTCGCAACCGAGGCTGACTATCGCGACCCGTTTGTTCAGGAACTCATAGAGGACAAGGGCGGCAGCATCATCTGGCCGTTGATCCCCTACAGCTACGACACCATCAACCTCGACCTGCCGGTGCCCGCCCCTGCACCGCCAAGCACTGAAAACTGGCTGGGCACCGACGATCAGGGTCGCGACGTGCTCGCGCGCGTCATCTATGGCTTTCGCATTTCCGTTCTGTTCGGCCTGATCCTGACACTGTTTTCCTCCATCGTCGGCGTTGCGGCCGGGGCTGTGCAGGGGTTCTTTGGCGGCTGGACGGACCTGATTTTCCAGCGCTTCATAGAAATATGGACATCCATACCCGCGCTCTATCTCATCATCATTATTGCGGCCGTCATCGAACCCACCTTCTGGATATTGCTCGGCACGCTTTTGCTGTTCTCATGGGTGGCGCTGGTGGGCGTTGTGCGTGCCGAGTTCCTGCGCGGCCGCAATCTTGAATATGTGGCTGCTGCGCGTGCGCTTGGGCTGCGCAACCTCACCATCATGTTCAAGCACGTGTTGCCCAACGCCATGGTAGCAACACTCACCTTCCTGCCGTTCATTCTCAACGCCTCCATCACCACCCTCACAGCGCTGGATTTTTTGGGCTTTGGCCTGCCGCCCGGCTCCCCGTCACTGGGCGAATTGTTGGCGCAGGGCAAAAACAATCTCCAGGCGCCGTGGCTCGGCTTCACCGGCTTTTTTGTGATCGCCATCATGCTTAGCCTGCTGGTGTTTGTCGGCGAAGCCGTGCGGGATGCATTTGACCCCAGAAAGACGCTGCAGTAA
- a CDS encoding ABC transporter ATP-binding protein → MAYTDQKLVEVKDLSVAFTQDGEQTLAVNKVSFDMAEGETLALVGESGSGKSVTALSLMQLLPYPAASHPSGTIHYRGQSVVGASERTLMGIRGNEISMIFQEPMTSLNPLHTIERQVGEVLEVHRGMRPEAARVRVLELLNKVGLQNPEKRLGAYPHELSGGQRQRVMIAMALANEPRLLIADEPTTALDVTVQAQILKLLKQLSSDMGMGMLLITHDLGIVRKMADRVCVMKQGQIVESGETKSLFANPQHEYTQHLLSSEPKGKPLTARADAPEIMSTENLKVWFPIKKGVLKRTVDHVKAVDGISLTVRRGHTVGVVGESGSGKTTLGLGLLRLIDSEGPIVFMGQNIEADSWSDLRARRADMQIVFQDPFGSLSPRLSVAQIVEEGLLVHGTDLNYEGRRQRVAEALTEVGLDPATMDRYPHEFSGGQRQRIAIARAMALKPDFVVLDEPTSALDMSVQAQIVDLLRDLQQRHDLAYLFISHDLKVVRALADEVIVMRNGKVVEQGASDQIFDAPQTDYTKALMAAAFDLEAAPEGVVAS, encoded by the coding sequence ATGGCGTATACGGATCAAAAGCTCGTTGAGGTCAAAGATCTGTCCGTTGCGTTTACGCAGGACGGCGAACAAACCCTTGCTGTCAACAAAGTGTCTTTCGACATGGCGGAAGGCGAAACGCTGGCATTGGTAGGCGAAAGTGGTTCCGGTAAGTCTGTGACGGCATTGTCGTTGATGCAGCTTCTGCCCTATCCAGCGGCGTCCCATCCGTCAGGCACCATCCACTATCGCGGGCAATCCGTGGTGGGTGCCAGCGAACGCACACTGATGGGCATTCGCGGCAACGAGATTTCGATGATCTTTCAGGAGCCGATGACATCCCTCAACCCGCTGCATACCATTGAGCGGCAGGTGGGGGAGGTGCTGGAAGTGCATCGGGGTATGAGGCCCGAAGCCGCGCGTGTGCGCGTGCTCGAATTGCTCAACAAGGTGGGCCTGCAAAATCCTGAAAAACGCTTGGGCGCCTATCCTCATGAACTGTCCGGTGGACAGCGCCAGCGCGTAATGATTGCCATGGCACTGGCCAACGAGCCGCGCCTGTTGATCGCCGACGAGCCGACCACCGCGCTTGATGTCACCGTACAGGCGCAAATCCTCAAGCTGTTGAAGCAACTGAGCAGCGACATGGGCATGGGGATGCTGCTCATCACCCACGACCTGGGCATCGTGCGCAAGATGGCAGATCGGGTCTGCGTCATGAAGCAAGGCCAGATCGTGGAGAGTGGTGAAACGAAGAGCCTGTTCGCCAATCCGCAGCACGAATATACGCAGCACCTGCTTAGCAGCGAGCCAAAGGGCAAACCGCTGACCGCGCGCGCAGATGCGCCGGAAATCATGTCCACCGAAAACCTCAAGGTCTGGTTCCCGATCAAGAAGGGCGTGCTGAAGCGCACTGTCGATCACGTCAAAGCGGTTGACGGCATTTCACTCACCGTGCGGCGTGGTCATACGGTGGGCGTGGTCGGTGAAAGCGGCTCCGGCAAAACCACGCTGGGTCTTGGTCTCCTGCGACTGATAGATAGTGAAGGCCCGATCGTCTTCATGGGTCAGAACATCGAAGCTGATAGCTGGTCAGACCTCCGGGCACGCCGCGCAGACATGCAGATTGTTTTTCAGGACCCATTTGGTTCATTGAGCCCGCGGCTGTCAGTGGCGCAGATCGTGGAAGAGGGCTTGCTGGTTCATGGCACGGACCTCAACTATGAAGGCCGCCGCCAGCGCGTCGCCGAGGCCCTGACGGAAGTGGGCCTTGATCCGGCGACAATGGATCGCTATCCGCACGAATTTTCAGGCGGCCAGCGCCAGCGCATCGCAATCGCCCGCGCCATGGCGCTGAAACCTGACTTTGTTGTGTTGGATGAACCCACCAGCGCGCTTGATATGTCGGTGCAGGCACAGATTGTTGACCTCCTGCGCGACCTGCAACAGCGCCACGACCTGGCTTATCTGTTTATCAGCCATGATTTGAAGGTAGTCCGTGCACTTGCCGACGAAGTGATTGTCATGCGCAACGGCAAGGTGGTGGAGCAAGGGGCATCAGACCAGATTTTTGACGCTCCGCAGACGGACTATACCAAGGCGCTGATGGCCGCGGCCTTCGACCTTGAAGCAGCTCCCGAGGGCGTGGTGGCGTCTTAG
- a CDS encoding NlpC/P60 family protein — MPQPDPPQTMQETLDPRVNAFRPDLARATLEGRVAAPRFVTGTPACVTVPVTALRRTPAPDGPRDTELLFGESVVVLDEAQGWAWVQADRDRYVGYVAGDTLARHEQTPTHRVAALRTFIYAAANLKSPVLGWMSLNSPVQVISQQDRFSLLSGGGCVFTDHLHATNETAPDFVGVAEGFLETPYLWGGRSSLGLDCSALVQCALEAAGIECPRDTDMQESAVGIALAETEPMQRGDLVFWKGHVGIMRDARTLLHANATHMKTVLEPVELAIRRIAETDGPVTSVRRLPSTGKR; from the coding sequence ATGCCTCAACCCGACCCACCCCAGACGATGCAGGAGACGTTGGATCCGCGCGTCAATGCATTCAGACCTGACCTTGCACGGGCGACGCTGGAAGGCAGAGTGGCGGCGCCGCGCTTTGTTACGGGAACGCCCGCCTGCGTAACCGTACCAGTGACCGCCCTGCGCCGCACGCCTGCGCCAGATGGACCGCGGGACACAGAGCTTTTGTTTGGTGAAAGCGTGGTCGTCCTTGATGAGGCACAGGGGTGGGCATGGGTGCAGGCAGATCGCGATCGCTATGTGGGGTATGTAGCAGGTGATACGCTGGCCCGTCATGAACAGACACCCACGCATCGTGTTGCGGCACTGCGCACCTTCATCTATGCGGCTGCTAACCTGAAATCGCCGGTGCTTGGGTGGATGTCACTGAACTCACCGGTTCAGGTTATTTCCCAGCAGGACCGTTTCAGCCTGCTTTCAGGCGGAGGTTGCGTGTTCACGGACCATCTGCACGCCACGAACGAGACCGCGCCAGATTTCGTGGGGGTGGCTGAGGGGTTTCTTGAAACGCCGTATCTGTGGGGGGGCCGGTCAAGCCTGGGGCTTGATTGCTCAGCACTGGTGCAATGCGCCCTTGAAGCGGCAGGCATCGAATGCCCGAGGGACACGGATATGCAGGAGTCGGCTGTTGGGATTGCCTTGGCTGAGACAGAACCAATGCAGCGCGGTGACCTTGTTTTCTGGAAAGGGCATGTAGGCATCATGCGGGATGCAAGAACCCTGCTTCATGCCAACGCCACCCATATGAAAACTGTTCTGGAACCTGTGGAGCTGGCCATCAGGCGTATTGCTGAAACAGACGGGCCGGTCACGTCGGTCCGGCGTTTGCCATCCACTGGCAAGCGCTAA
- a CDS encoding MarR family transcriptional regulator, with product MEMELKPVEALKLWHDVVATTVRDDGPDLSSRQMAILLTIYLSPPPHTVRGLAEGLNISKPAITRALDALGRLELLKRKRDETDRRNVLVQRTVKGSVYLSDFADLISRRAKEL from the coding sequence ATCGAAATGGAGCTGAAGCCGGTTGAGGCTTTGAAGCTGTGGCATGATGTTGTTGCTACGACCGTGCGTGATGACGGGCCCGATTTGTCGTCGCGGCAGATGGCTATTTTGCTCACGATCTATCTGTCGCCCCCACCCCATACGGTGCGGGGTCTGGCGGAGGGTCTGAACATTTCCAAACCCGCCATTACGCGCGCGCTGGACGCGCTTGGCCGCCTTGAACTGTTGAAACGCAAACGTGATGAAACAGATCGCCGCAACGTGCTTGTTCAGCGAACGGTAAAGGGCTCGGTCTATCTTTCAGACTTCGCAGACCTGATCTCAAGGCGCGCCAAAGAACTGTAA
- a CDS encoding leucyl aminopeptidase family protein, producing MLDVFLDNGPAIPVTPLASEAVDAWLDAAEPHHAAWVRAHGFKAQAGETLMLPDSAGGFARVLFGLGNETDPFVYGALAAQLQPGDYRFDPAPADMPRALLGFALGTYGFDRYKSRTTQANVRLVVPDGSGCDEASLIARGVFLARDLINTPASDMGPAELEAAADTLRRRFDTHLTVTTGDELLRDNYPMIHAVGRASDRAPRLIDLTWGRADAPAITLVGKGVCFDTGGLNLKPGNSMALMKKDMGGAAAAMALAQMIMERGLDVRLRLLVAAVENSVSGNAFRPSDVLASRKGLSVEIGNTDAEGRLILADALAEADTQAPDLLLDFATLTGAARVALGPELPPFYTKDDALAAELSQAGDHAADPMWRLPLWEPYDAWLDSKIADLNHISDGPFAGSITAALFLNRFVTQTRSYAHFDIYGWNAKPRPGRPVGGELQAVRAIYHLLCTRYG from the coding sequence ATGCTTGATGTGTTTCTCGACAACGGCCCCGCCATCCCCGTTACACCATTGGCAAGCGAGGCCGTGGATGCATGGCTGGATGCTGCCGAGCCGCACCATGCCGCATGGGTACGGGCGCATGGGTTCAAGGCGCAGGCTGGCGAAACGCTGATGCTGCCCGACAGCGCTGGCGGGTTCGCCCGCGTATTGTTCGGCCTGGGAAACGAAACTGACCCGTTTGTGTATGGCGCGCTGGCTGCACAGCTTCAGCCCGGCGACTATAGGTTTGACCCGGCCCCGGCAGACATGCCCCGCGCGCTGCTGGGCTTTGCCTTGGGCACCTATGGTTTTGATCGCTACAAGTCCAGAACCACACAGGCAAATGTGCGCCTGGTCGTGCCGGATGGTTCAGGATGCGACGAGGCATCACTCATTGCGCGCGGCGTATTTCTGGCGCGAGACCTCATCAATACACCCGCCAGCGACATGGGACCGGCGGAGCTTGAGGCCGCCGCCGACACGCTTCGGCGGCGCTTTGACACGCACCTTACGGTCACCACCGGCGATGAGCTTCTGCGTGACAATTACCCGATGATCCATGCCGTGGGTCGCGCGAGTGACCGGGCTCCACGGCTGATTGATCTCACATGGGGGCGTGCTGATGCGCCTGCCATTACGCTGGTGGGCAAGGGCGTTTGCTTTGATACCGGCGGGCTCAATCTCAAGCCCGGCAATTCCATGGCGCTGATGAAAAAGGATATGGGGGGTGCTGCTGCCGCCATGGCGCTGGCGCAGATGATTATGGAGCGCGGGCTGGATGTGCGGCTGCGGCTGCTCGTGGCCGCTGTTGAGAACTCGGTTTCCGGCAACGCCTTTCGTCCCAGCGATGTTCTGGCAAGTCGTAAGGGCCTGAGCGTCGAAATTGGGAATACAGATGCTGAAGGCCGGTTGATACTGGCGGACGCGCTGGCAGAAGCTGACACGCAAGCACCTGACCTGCTGCTTGATTTTGCCACCCTCACAGGGGCTGCCCGCGTGGCGCTTGGACCGGAACTGCCGCCCTTTTACACAAAGGACGACGCACTGGCAGCCGAGCTTTCGCAGGCCGGTGACCATGCCGCCGACCCGATGTGGCGGCTACCGCTTTGGGAGCCCTATGACGCATGGCTCGACAGCAAAATTGCCGACCTGAACCACATTTCCGACGGACCATTTGCGGGCTCCATAACGGCCGCGCTGTTTCTCAACCGTTTTGTTACACAAACACGCTCATACGCTCATTTTGATATTTACGGGTGGAATGCGAAACCGCGACCAGGACGACCCGTAGGCGGTGAATTGCAGGCCGTGCGCGCGATCTATCACCTTTTGTGCACGCGCTACGGCTGA
- a CDS encoding glutathione S-transferase family protein: protein MKMPPLTLVIGDKNWSSWSLRPWLAMKRAGLAFEEAHVTLRQGDDTKAQCLAYSPAGKVPVLKWGDETIWDSLAILETLNERVPGAHLWPADGVARAHGRAISAEMHSGFTALRRDMPMDCTHHRPGEGMNDAVAHNISRIIAIWTEARGRFGVTGGGPYLLGPFSIADAMYAPVVSRFDTYAPDLVALGDRDSVARAYMETINAMPEMREWVMDARAQMMAAS, encoded by the coding sequence ATGAAAATGCCGCCGCTCACTTTGGTCATCGGAGATAAAAACTGGTCGTCGTGGAGCCTGCGGCCCTGGCTCGCCATGAAGCGCGCGGGTCTTGCCTTTGAAGAGGCGCACGTAACCTTGCGCCAGGGGGACGACACAAAGGCGCAATGTCTGGCTTATTCCCCTGCGGGCAAGGTGCCGGTGCTCAAATGGGGTGACGAAACCATCTGGGATTCGCTGGCCATTCTCGAAACGCTGAACGAGCGTGTGCCGGGGGCGCATCTTTGGCCTGCCGACGGTGTCGCCCGCGCCCATGGCCGCGCCATCAGCGCTGAAATGCATTCGGGCTTCACAGCCCTGCGCCGCGACATGCCCATGGACTGCACCCATCACCGTCCCGGCGAAGGCATGAATGATGCTGTTGCCCACAACATCAGCCGCATCATTGCCATCTGGACGGAAGCGCGCGGACGTTTTGGCGTCACGGGCGGCGGCCCCTATTTGCTGGGTCCATTTTCCATTGCCGACGCGATGTATGCTCCTGTGGTCTCGCGGTTTGATACCTATGCGCCGGATCTTGTGGCTCTGGGCGACCGCGACAGCGTGGCCCGCGCCTATATGGAGACGATTAACGCCATGCCTGAAATGCGTGAGTGGGTAATGGACGCACGGGCGCAGATGATGGCTGCGTCCTGA
- a CDS encoding tetratricopeptide repeat protein, producing MAVACALAALLAGCQTVGAGSPSGPDLDTRLHDADVMSEVNGNVVAKAAYWGGLYEQDPRDAEAAAEYASALRAVGSTAAAIDVLRRAESLNPDDPRILAEYGKTLTSSGRAAEALPVFDKALAVDPDNWRTLSAQGVALDQVGQHDAARAVYRAAIAAAPGEPTPWNNLGMSYALTNDLKDAELAMRKAVSTPRATGKMRQNLALVLGLRGDYTDAERLASAPTAPAAISGDAEKLRAIVTQPALWAREANADNNPVIIE from the coding sequence ATGGCGGTCGCCTGTGCGCTTGCAGCGCTGCTGGCCGGGTGCCAGACGGTAGGCGCGGGATCGCCATCAGGCCCTGACCTTGATACACGCCTTCACGATGCAGACGTGATGTCCGAGGTGAACGGAAATGTTGTGGCCAAGGCTGCCTATTGGGGCGGTCTTTATGAACAAGACCCCCGAGATGCAGAAGCGGCTGCGGAATATGCATCAGCCCTGCGGGCTGTAGGTTCAACCGCCGCGGCAATTGACGTGCTGCGCCGGGCAGAAAGCCTCAACCCGGATGACCCGCGGATTCTGGCTGAATATGGCAAGACACTGACATCATCCGGTCGTGCAGCAGAGGCCCTGCCCGTATTCGACAAAGCCTTGGCGGTTGATCCGGATAACTGGCGCACGTTGAGTGCGCAGGGTGTGGCGCTGGATCAGGTTGGCCAGCACGACGCGGCTCGCGCTGTTTATCGCGCTGCTATTGCAGCGGCACCTGGCGAACCCACGCCGTGGAATAATCTGGGCATGTCGTATGCCCTTACAAACGATCTCAAAGACGCTGAACTGGCTATGCGAAAAGCCGTATCTACGCCCAGGGCGACGGGAAAAATGCGCCAGAACCTTGCTTTGGTGCTGGGCCTGCGTGGCGATTACACCGACGCTGAACGCCTTGCCAGTGCCCCGACTGCACCTGCGGCAATCAGCGGTGACGCTGAAAAACTCCGCGCCATTGTCACCCAGCCCGCGTTGTGGGCTCGCGAGGCAAACGCCGACAACAACCCCGTCATCATCGAGTAG